The genomic stretch TCGGGGATCTGTTTCCCCGGGAATACGCGGACGGAGAGATTCCAGCCTGTTTTCGGAACACCCTGCTGAAGTAAAAGGCATCCGCGTAACCCACAGCTTCCGCGACTTCGCCCACGCTGAGAAGGGGGTCCTTGTCCATCAGTTCCATGGCCTTCCGAATCCTGAAATCCGTCAGGTAGCTGATAATTGAAACCCCGAGCTGCTTCTTGAAAACACCGCTTATATAACTGGGGGTAACCGAGATATGATCGGCAATCTTATCCAGACTGAGGGAGGCATCCCGATGGTTTCCTTCGATATAGGCTTTCGCCTTCTGAACGATCATCCGGGTTCTGGAACTGACATTTCCCCGGATGCGCTGGAATATCTGGGAGACGATCTTTTCAAGCCAGGCCTGCATCTGCGGCAGGGACTCCATGCTCTGCACCGCGGCAAGGGCATCGGAGCCGTCCCTGAACATGCTGGAAAGGCCGATGGAGTTTTCATCCAGGAACTCAATCATAACCGACACGGCATCCATAAGCGCCATTTCGCAGTATTGCCGGCGGGGACGCTGAAGTCGGAGCTCCTCGAAGAGTTCATGTATAAGTTCTGTTATTTCATCTTCACTTCCGCTTCTCAGCAGAACCATCAGGGAGTTCCGGTCCACCGGTGACCGGTAGGAGCTGCTCTCCTTATTCCCGTCCTTTTCGGGCTGCCAGACGTAGACCCTGTCCTCACCACTGTAAAAGCGCTCTCCCAGGGCTTTTCCGGCGTGCAGGTAGGCCTCCCCGAGCTCTTCAGGAACAGAAGCCACCGACCCGATCCCCAGGGAACAGCGGAACCTGAGCTCCGTGGAAATGTTCCGGCGCAGGTGTCCGGCAGCCTGAAGGACGGATTCCCCGGGTTTCTTCTCTGGTTCTGCATTCAGGTTCCCGAGCAGTACCCAGCGATTCTTTTTCATACACACCAGTTCAAGGGCTTTGAAGGTATTCCGGATAAACGAATCAAGAACCTGCTGGAGCATCTCCCGGGTAAGGGGAACCTCCCCCCTGGTCTCAATAATTACGGGCAGAATGTTCCGTGAATCTATCTCTATTCCAAACAGCCGAAACCCGTTTGCAATGTCCCCGGGACTCAGACGCCCCGAGCGGTTCAGCAGGGCCCGCAGAAAGTCACCCCGGGGGTCTTCCTGCTGAACTCCGGTATCCCGCTGTCCCCGTCGATACAGGGATCGCTCCTCTTCCACAATTACCCTGCGGGCAGTCTCCAGGGAACTGCGGAGTTCCTCCGGATCTATGGGCTTGAGCAGATAGTTCAGGACCCCGATGCGGATTGCCCGTCGGGCGTAGCTGAACTCCTCATAGCCCGTCAGTATGATGATCACCATCCTTGGATACAGGGTCTTCAGCCTGTCCGCAAGGTCAAGACCATTAATAAAAGGAATATTGATGTCCACAACCGCGAGACGGGGAGTATGCTCCTCGGCGAACTGAAGGGCCTCTTCACTGTTCTCCGCCTGGGCAACCACGGTGAACCCAAGCTCGTTCCAGTCCACGGAGCGCAGGATGAGACTGCGGATCAGGGCCTCATCGTCCACAATCATCACAGGTATCATGCAGGATCCTCCTGAAGATCCCGGCTTTCAAAGGGCACGGTGATTGTCACCCTGGTCCACTCTCCAAAGCTGCTCTCGATGGACAGCCCGAAGTCATTGCCGAAACACTGTTTGAGCCTCTGGTCCACACTGGAGAGGCCGAAACCGCCCAGCCCTTCCCGTTCCCGCTGGCTGAGGACCTCCCTGATTCGATCCGCTTTGATACCCGCACCGTTGTCTTCCACCCGCAGGCGGACACATTCCTTCTCCCGTATGCCGGTGACGGAAATAAAGCCCACCCGGCGGGATGCTTTAAGCCCGTGATATATCGAATTCTCCACCAGGGGCTGCAGGGAGAGTTTTACAATCCTCTGATCAAGGATCTCGTTATCCACATCAACCTCAAAATTGAGCTTCTCCTGGTAGCGGGTCTTCTGAATAATCAGGTAATGCCGGATCGTCTGAACCTCTTCCCGGATGGAGATTACCGGACGGCCGTTGCTCAGGACGCCCCGGTAAAAGAGGGAGACCGATTTTGCCAGATTATAGGCATCATCGTTGCGTCCCAGCTGAGTCAGGGAGGAGATACTCTCCAGGGTATTGTACAGAAAATGGGGATTGATCTGGGACTGCAGGGCCATGAGTTCCAGTTCCCGTTCCCGCTGGTGATGAATATAGACCCGGTCCATGAGGTCCGACATTCTGCGGAGCATATGGTTGAAGGCCCCGGTCAGTTCGCCTATCTCATCCCGCCGGTCCTCCTCAAGCCGGATGGAAAGATCCCCGGAAGCGGCATCGCTCATGGAATCCGACAGGGAGACGATGGGCTTCGATATTCCCCGGGCGATCAGAAAAGCGAAGGCCAGCTCCAGACCGACCCCCAGGGCTCCGATGATGTATACCAGCCGGGTAAAACGCAGCCCGAAGGCCAGGAGTTCCGTCAGGGGGACTATACCGATGATGGTCCAGTTGAGCCTGTCTATCCGCCGGGACAGTACCAGGAGGTCCCCCTCATCGGTCCGCTGGATTCTGCCCTGCTGATAGCCCTCCCCGATCCAGGACAGGTAGGAATCGTTCAGAAGGTCCGCAAAGGGCCCCCGGAACCTCATCTCCGGATAGATCAGGGAACCGCTGTTATCCACCACCATGAAGCGTCCCGTGCGTCCGTAGTCCAGATGGCTGTACAGGGAGGAAAATATGGAATCGCTGACGCTCATCTGGAGTATGCCCAGGATTTCACCGCTTTCTTCACGGACAATGCTGCGCAGCATGGTGAGTCCCACAATCCCCTTGTTCATCCCCGAGTAACCGTGTTTTCCCAGATCCAGCCAGATATTCCGGCCGCTGTTCAGGGTGATCAGGTCCACCATCTCCCGGGGCAGCAACGGCGAAGTGGAAAAGCTGTCGTCCGAGACGCTTCCGACCCCTACCCGGACCCCTTCGCTGGTATACAAGGTCAGACCGTTGATAACGTTTCGCAGATAGGTGATCTTCTGCAGGGCGGATCGCACCAGAAAATAGTGGTCCGTGTTTTCTCCCGGGTCTGTATCCTGCAGCTTGCTCAGCACAGCCTGAACAGTCTCATCGTGGGAGACCGTGGCCCCGGCCTCCTCTATGCTGTTAAGAACACCGTTCAGGCTCTGGATAATGATATCCATGCTCTGTTTTGTTGTTTCCGAGGTTCTCTGGATCAGCATGTCCGAGGCAACCTTGTTGGCCATATATACGGTAACACCGATCAGAAGGATTATAATGAGAAAATTGGGCAGATAGATCTTTTTGCTGATCGACAGGTCCCGGTACCAGCCGGAAAGACCACTGAATACGCGCTTCACAGGCTTATCATAGCATAGAAGGAGAAGGGTGTGACTCTGAAAAAAACTACTCCCCCTGCCTGTAAAGAGAAAGCAGTTCCTCTTCGCTTCGCTCCACTTCAGGACTCGCCCCGGCGGCAAAGTTTTCCGCATACTCCCTCAAAAGGCGCCTGTATGCAGGATCCAGGGACTCATAAAAATCAGTATTCACCATTAATCGGTACCGGGGAATATGGTACTCCGGGACAAGCAGCTCCTCCGTCCAGCGGTCCCAGTCCTGGTGATACCACTCAAAGATATCCAGATCGATATAGGCGAAACGACCGTTCCGGGCTTCCCGCTGCAGCACGGTTTCGGAGAGAACAAGAGTTTCAATTCCTGCCTGAAGGGCGGGTATAACCCGGTCCTCCCGTAAAGCCAGTACATTGGAATTCTCCGGGAGGGGATCCTTGATTTTCCATACATGCCTGGCGGGACCTGCCGTCGTTGCCAGGGTGAAACTCTTTTGGAATTCCCCATCGCCGCGAATCAGACAGATTTCCAGGGTTCCTTTCTCGAGACCTCTCAGAAGCTGATCCTCAGGTCCGAGACCGCCGTCGGGGTAGAGTTCCACAATCAGTTGAAGACGTGTGGCGGTTTCCAGGGGAGCGGCAAAATCCTGACTGAGACTCTGGTGCAGAGGATGATAACGCGGGAGTCCGTGGGCAACCTTGATTACCCTGAAGTCCTGGTCTCCCCCAAGGTCCCGATGAATCCGGCCTCCCTCCACTATCGAGGTTCCGCCGGGCAGAGGAAGATAGGGCAGAAAAACCAGAAAGGCAAGGCTGTATATCAGAAGTATCACCATGATACCCAGCAGTATGGGAACAAGGAGGCCGGATTTCATGACAGGACCTCCCTTTTAGCAGCCTCGAGCTTCCTGTATTTGCCGGGAGGGATCCTTTCATACTTTTTAAACACCCGGATAAATGTCTGAAGGCTGGAGAAACCAGTCCTGAGGGCCACCTCGCCCACCGGGAGATTCGGGTCACGCAGGTATTCCCTGGCCCTCTCCACACGGCTGCGATTCAGGTAGTCAATATAGTTTGTCCCGAAGTATTCCTTGAAGATACGACTTACATAACTCGGACTCAAACCCACGGCGTCACCGATATCTATAAGAGATACTTCCGGTTTATCCAGGTTCCGGTCAAGATAATCGGCTATGCGCTGTGCGTTGGGGGCTGTTCTGTCCGTCTTTTCCGCCTGAATCAAAGCGGCGGTATCCCTGCAGACAGACAGGAGCCATTCACGCAGCTCCGCCAGGGTCTCTTTTTCCTGATACTCCCTGTACAGGGAAGCTTGTGCAGACGGTGACGACTCCCCGGAAAAGGGCATATGCTTTTCCCGAATCTCCATAAGAGAGTAAACGCTTTCCTCAAGGATCCGCCGGCAGAGGCCGGCCTCCATTCCGGGGCACAGTGTAAACTGCTGAAACAGACTGTCCAGAAGAAACTCCAGATCACCGCTGTTTCCGGCTTTGACACAGGCAATCAGATTCCGTTCGGCTTCCATTGCAGGTGAAAGCTTCTGCGCGAGTCCCCGGGCATCGTCATACTGATGCACCGAGGCGTATCCGGAAAGAAATCTCTGCTCCGCCGCTCCGCGGGCCTGCCGGTACGACAGGTGCAGCATGCCCGGACTCTCGCAGCTTCTGCCGATTCCGCAGCTCACGGAAAAGGGAAAATCCCTGCGCACCAGGGCCACAATATCCCCGGCACGATCAAGACAGAAATCATCGTCACAATTCTTAAGAAGACAACAGAGGGTGTCTGCCTCCGTCAGTCCGCTCATCCACAGGGCTTCCGGGCGGAACTGCGCCCTGATCCGTTTATGCATGGCATCCTTTACAAGGCGCAGGGATACCGGGTCCCGGGAATGCCGGAGTTTTTGATATCCGTCGATCCGGAAAACGAGGGCCCGGAGGCTTCCCTCCGGAACGGATAATCCACAGAGATGCAGCATATTCCGAAGATCCGCTTCTTCGCTTTCCCGGTTGAATACCAGCCGGTACAGGGTATGCTCCTGTATAAGCGGTCTGGCGTATTCCAGGATCGCCGAGGAATTCCCCAGCTGTTCCAGGGGATAGTAGAGCCGCCTGGAAACCCGAAGACCGATCAGCAGCAGAAGGAGAAGGGTCAGTATTATTATAATAAGATTCGCAATCAGCATTCCCCGGGCAAAAGCGATCAGTTCATCCACATCGGATTCACAGGTAAAAACCCAGCGGGTGTGGGGGACCGTATAAAAAGAGACAATACGCCTGGTTTTTTCCTTTTCATGAACAAAGAAGCCCCTGTCTCTGGAAGCTGCGGTTCGGAAAACAGCCTCGTTACCAACGAAGTTACCGATTCGCTCCCCTTCCGGATGTTCCAGGATGTATCCGTCCGCATTCATAACCTGCAGGGAAGCAGGGGTTCCGCCTCCGGTGCTGAAATTTGAGAAGAGGACAGCCGTGTTCAAATTGATTGCAAGTCCTGCGGTTTTATCCCAGGTTCCCACGGGCAGATTGCTCAAGATTGTAATAAGCGAAGAGTTCTTGCCGTTTGAATCCGTCACCATCCGGGTGGGCAGCCTGTTCCGGCCAAGGAAATGACTGTTGAACTGATCGATCCAGGAGGTATCATAAAACACATTGACCCGGGAAACTCCGCTGTTGGAAGCGAGGATGATTCCCTCCCCGGCGGAATAGAGATAAATCGAGGATATGAAATCATAGGAGCCGACAAAGGATGCAAAGATGTCTGTTATACGGGCATGCAGCTGGTAGTCCTCCAGGGAAGGATCAATTACAAAGGAAAGGACATCCGGATTACGGCCGATGACAGAGATGAGGTTCTCCAGTCCCCGGATTTTTTCGTCCACCCCCAGGGCATGGGAAACAAGGGAATCATTCACGGACAGAAGGAAGTTCTCCCGGGCATGCCGGTAGGTCAGATAATTGAAGATCAGGTTCAACACGAGAACCGGGATGACCGCGAAAGACAGGACAGATATGAAAATCCTGGAAAAACGGGAAGGATGAGACAGAGATGAGTCAATCAGCATCGATAATTCCTGCACTGTGCTTTGTGATTATCATCGGACACCGGTAAAGGCCTGTATTTTTGTTACAGGCAGGGGTACGGGAAATCCCTACACCGCTGGGTGCTGCAAAAAGTGCAGTTTTCAGGATGTCCGACAGAAAACCCTATTATACAGAAAAAACAGACCTTGTCATTAAGTGTCATTTTTTGTGATTTCCTGCGGATAGTTAACAATATTTTACTCCGTTGCACCAAATTTATTTTTAAAAAAACTGACCGTTTACAGCTTCTTTTCCGGGCTCCTAAAATCAGAGTCAGACTTCCCCGAGAAAGGACGTCATCATCTTTAACGGAGGTGTTTCGTAATGAAACGTGCTCTTATTGTACTTACTGTCATTGCTGTCCTCACAACAGGCATTTTTGCCGAGGGCTCTTCCGAAGGCGCAGCCGATTCCTACACCCTGCGGCTTTCTCATGTTCTTCCAACTGACCACCAGAACCACAAGACTGCGGTAAAGTTTGCCGAACTGGTCAAGGAAAAGACCGGCGGAAAAGTGAACATCGAAATTTTCCCCGCCGCCCAGCTCGGAAACGAGAAGGAGATTACCGATTCCGTGGCCATGGGTACCCTGGATTTTGCCCTCTGCGGATTTGGTGAGGTAACCAAGCGTTTTCCGGTATCCGGCATCTTCGACGGGCCCTTTGTATTCCGGGACCGCGAACACCTGGCCCAGGTTTACACGAGCGATATCTTCTGGGACATCATGGCGGACATGGAAGAGGTTGGAATACAGATGGTCTCCCCCGGATACTACGGAACCCGTCACGTGACAACCACCGATACGCTGGTCAAAACACCCGCCGACCTGAACGGTCTCAAGCTCCGCTGTCCCGACCAGCCCATGTTCGTGGCGACCACGAAAGCTATGGGTGCCACCCCGACTCCCATGGCCTTTTCCGAGGTCTACCTTGCCCTTCAGCAGGGCGTCGCAGACGGTCAGGAGAACCCGGCGGCAGCCATTACCTCCATGAAGTTCTACGAAGTCCAGAAATACCTGGTAAAGACAGGCCACATCATCTACGGAAACCACATCTTCGGCAGCACCCGGACCCTGTCCAAGCTGCCCCAGGAGCTTCAGGCAGCAATCGCCGAAGCGGGAAAGGAAGTTTCCGGCTGGTGGATCGAACAATCCTTCGCTGACGAGGACGTTCTGCTCAAGGGCCTTGAGGACAAGGGAATGACCATTGTTGAACCGGACAAGGAAGCCTTTGTTTCCGCTGCCCAGTTTATCTACGATGAGTATGAATCAAAATGGGGCGAAGGACTGCTGGAAAAGCTCAGAGCCATTCAGTAACAGAAAAGCGGTAGAATATTACATGCGGCAGGCAGCCGTCCTCCCGGAGGGGACGGCCACCGGCCGTTTATGCCGCCTTACAGGGAGATTGTATGTTTAACAAAACCAGGGGATATCTGGCCTCCTTGGAAACCATATTTCTGATAAGCTGCCTGGGAGTAATGGGAATAGTGCTCTTTGCGCAGGTTGTAACCAGATATGTCTTTCAGACGCCCCTTGTATGGAGCGAAGAGGCCGCCCGATACCTTCACGTATGGATTGCCCTTTTCGGCATCCACTTTGGACTGCGTCAGAATGCCCACATCCGGGTCACCTTTTTTTACGACCGTATGCCGGGAAAAATAAAGGGTCTCGTCCGTGTTTTCTCGGATCTTGTCATCCTTGCCACCATCGGCGTCTACCTTCCCGGTTCCGTCATTTTTATACAGGACCAGGCGACAATCGTTTCCTCCGCCATGGAGGTCAATATGGGCCTGGTGTACATTCCATCTTTCATCGGTTTTTTCGTGGCATTCCTCTATTTTCTGGTGCAGACCCTTCAGTCCGTCCACCTTGTATTCAGCGGGCATCCTGAGGATGTCCCCGCCCTGGAAGAGACGCCTGCAACCATTGTCCAGGGAGGTCAGGACCAATGCTGATTCTCTTCGGAATCTTTTTCCTTCTCCTCATCGCGGGAGTACCCATAGCTTTCTGTCTTTTTTCCAGTTCCATAATTTACATGCTGATTTACGATCTTCCCATCCAGATGGCCGCTGCGAAACTCGTTGCCGGCCCGGATTCGTTTCCCCTTCTGGCCATCGCCTTTTTTGTTCTCGCCGGGGCAATCATGAACTCCGGAGGGATCACAAAGCGAATCTTTTCCTTTGCGGAACACCTGGTGGGACACCTGACCGGAGGCCTGGGGCATGCGAACGTACTGGCCTCCATCATCTTTTCCGGCATGTCAGGTTCAGCAGCAGCCGATGTGGGAGGCCTGGGTGCAATCGAACTTCAGGCCATGCGGGAATCCGGCTACAGTGAAGACTTCAGCCTGGCGGTAACCGGAGGCTCCTCCATTATCGGACCGATTATTCCTCCCAGTATTCCCGCAGTCGTCTTCGGCGTCGCTTCGGGGGTATCCATCGGACGACTCTTCGTGGCGGGGATTATTCCCGGGTTCCTGATGGCCGCAGCCATGTCCGTTCTGATCTATTTTCAGTGCCGCGGCTACGATCATCTGAAACGCAAACGTGCCGGCATCGGTGAGATCGCCCGGGCTTTCAAGGTCTCCTTTTTCCCCCTCCTTACCCCGGTAATCATCATGGGGGGGATAATCGGGGGAGTATTCACCCCCACGGAAGCAGCAATAATAGCAGTATTTTATGCCCTGATCCTCGGTTTCGCCTATAAGGCAATAAGCCTCAGGGACCTGCCGCGCTTCCTTGTGGAGACCCTCAACACGACCATCGGAATCCTCTTTATTATCGCCTCCGCCAGCCTCTTTGCCTGGGTGCTGACCATATCCCAGTTTCCCCAGAACTTTGCCCTTACCTTTATGGGGCTCGTGAGCAATAAATACGTGGCCCTTATTCTGCTTAACCTATTCCTCCTGATTGTCGGCTGCTTCATGGAGACGACCCCGGCGCAGATGATCCTGGTCCCCATACTCCTGCCCATCTTTGTCTCCCTCGGAGTAGATCCGGTACACTTCGGTATCATCATGATTCTAAACCTTATGATCGGCCTGATGACACCACCCCTGGGACTGGTTCTGTATGTCTTATCCAGTGTCTCCAAAGTTCCCATTGAAAGACTTTCGAAAACCGTATTACCTTATGTTATAGTTATAGGGATAGTTCTACTTTTCGTTACCTATATTCCGCAGATCGTTCTGTTCCTGCCGAATCTGATTTACGGTCAGGGCTAAACGAAAGAGAGGAGATTACTGATGTTACAAACACGACTGCCAGAAGCATATACCGTCGAATACCGGGACGTTCCGGTACCGGAAATCGGTCCGGAGGAGGTGCTGATAAAGGTCAAGCGCTTCGGTATCTGCGGGTCGGATATCCAGGTCTATCACGGACAGCACAAGTACATGACCTTCCCCGTGGTCCAGGGACACGAAGCCGCGGGTACCCTGGAGAAGATCGGCGACAAGGTATCCGGGCTCAAAGTCGGACAGGCCGTTACCGTGCAGCCCCAGATTTTCTGCGGGGTCTGCCAGCCCTGTAAGTCCGGGCATCCCAACGTCTGCCAGAACCTGAGGGTCTACGGTGTACACACCGACGGACTGGGCCAGGAGTACTTTGCAGTCCCGGCAGAAAAGATCATACCCCTGCCCGAGGGCTGCTCTTTTGACGACGGCGCACTGATAGAGCCAATTACCGTAGGCGTGGGGGCCGTCCGGAGATGCGGCGATGTCAAGGACAGGAATATCTGCATTCTCGGAGCAGGACCCATCGGCAATTTTACCGCCCAGGTCGCCCAGGCAAAGGGCGCACAGGTCATGGTAACAGACATCAATCAGAAAAAGCTCGATCTCGCCGCTTCCATGGGAATAAAGAACACCATCAACACGGAAAACAGGGATCTCAAGACCTGCATCGCCGATGTGTTCGGACCCGCCGGGGCGGACATAATCATCGACTGCGCCGGCGCCCCGGCAAGCCTGACCTCCGCGATCAAAAGCGCCCGGCCTGCATCGAAAATCGTCATTGTGGCGAACTTCAAGGTTCCGGTGGAGGTGGAGATACCCCTGATCCAGCGCCAGCAGATAGACGTTCTGGGAGTAATGATGTACATCAAGGAGGATTTCTTTACCGCCGTGGACCTGGTCAGCCAGGGAAAAGTAACAACGGAGGGAATCATCTCCGAGTATTTTGATATCAGCAAGCTGAAAGAGGCCTACGAATACATCGATGCCAACCGGCTGGATGTAAACAAGGTAATGATGACCTTCGGGGAATAGCCCGCCCATCCTTCCGATTGCAGCCCTCCCCGAAGCACCGGGGAGGGCTTTTTCTTGCCCCGGGTCTCCCAGCTCGCTATATTCTCTTTATGAGCAGTATAATCAGGGTTGAAGGGCTCACGAAAAACTACGGCTCTCTGACCGCGGTGGATCATGTCTCCTTCGCTATTGAAGAGGGCATATGCTTCGGACTTCTCGGCCCCAACGGCGC from Marispirochaeta aestuarii encodes the following:
- a CDS encoding type 2 periplasmic-binding domain-containing protein, with amino-acid sequence MKSGLLVPILLGIMVILLIYSLAFLVFLPYLPLPGGTSIVEGGRIHRDLGGDQDFRVIKVAHGLPRYHPLHQSLSQDFAAPLETATRLQLIVELYPDGGLGPEDQLLRGLEKGTLEICLIRGDGEFQKSFTLATTAGPARHVWKIKDPLPENSNVLALREDRVIPALQAGIETLVLSETVLQREARNGRFAYIDLDIFEWYHQDWDRWTEELLVPEYHIPRYRLMVNTDFYESLDPAYRRLLREYAENFAAGASPEVERSEEELLSLYRQGE
- a CDS encoding zinc-dependent alcohol dehydrogenase, which encodes MLQTRLPEAYTVEYRDVPVPEIGPEEVLIKVKRFGICGSDIQVYHGQHKYMTFPVVQGHEAAGTLEKIGDKVSGLKVGQAVTVQPQIFCGVCQPCKSGHPNVCQNLRVYGVHTDGLGQEYFAVPAEKIIPLPEGCSFDDGALIEPITVGVGAVRRCGDVKDRNICILGAGPIGNFTAQVAQAKGAQVMVTDINQKKLDLAASMGIKNTINTENRDLKTCIADVFGPAGADIIIDCAGAPASLTSAIKSARPASKIVIVANFKVPVEVEIPLIQRQQIDVLGVMMYIKEDFFTAVDLVSQGKVTTEGIISEYFDISKLKEAYEYIDANRLDVNKVMMTFGE
- a CDS encoding TRAP transporter large permease; its protein translation is MLILFGIFFLLLIAGVPIAFCLFSSSIIYMLIYDLPIQMAAAKLVAGPDSFPLLAIAFFVLAGAIMNSGGITKRIFSFAEHLVGHLTGGLGHANVLASIIFSGMSGSAAADVGGLGAIELQAMRESGYSEDFSLAVTGGSSIIGPIIPPSIPAVVFGVASGVSIGRLFVAGIIPGFLMAAAMSVLIYFQCRGYDHLKRKRAGIGEIARAFKVSFFPLLTPVIIMGGIIGGVFTPTEAAIIAVFYALILGFAYKAISLRDLPRFLVETLNTTIGILFIIASASLFAWVLTISQFPQNFALTFMGLVSNKYVALILLNLFLLIVGCFMETTPAQMILVPILLPIFVSLGVDPVHFGIIMILNLMIGLMTPPLGLVLYVLSSVSKVPIERLSKTVLPYVIVIGIVLLFVTYIPQIVLFLPNLIYGQG
- a CDS encoding response regulator translates to MIPVMIVDDEALIRSLILRSVDWNELGFTVVAQAENSEEALQFAEEHTPRLAVVDINIPFINGLDLADRLKTLYPRMVIIILTGYEEFSYARRAIRIGVLNYLLKPIDPEELRSSLETARRVIVEEERSLYRRGQRDTGVQQEDPRGDFLRALLNRSGRLSPGDIANGFRLFGIEIDSRNILPVIIETRGEVPLTREMLQQVLDSFIRNTFKALELVCMKKNRWVLLGNLNAEPEKKPGESVLQAAGHLRRNISTELRFRCSLGIGSVASVPEELGEAYLHAGKALGERFYSGEDRVYVWQPEKDGNKESSSYRSPVDRNSLMVLLRSGSEDEITELIHELFEELRLQRPRRQYCEMALMDAVSVMIEFLDENSIGLSSMFRDGSDALAAVQSMESLPQMQAWLEKIVSQIFQRIRGNVSSRTRMIVQKAKAYIEGNHRDASLSLDKIADHISVTPSYISGVFKKQLGVSIISYLTDFRIRKAMELMDKDPLLSVGEVAEAVGYADAFYFSRVFRKQAGISPSAYSRGNRSPKKGKP
- a CDS encoding sialic acid TRAP transporter substrate-binding protein SiaP; amino-acid sequence: MKRALIVLTVIAVLTTGIFAEGSSEGAADSYTLRLSHVLPTDHQNHKTAVKFAELVKEKTGGKVNIEIFPAAQLGNEKEITDSVAMGTLDFALCGFGEVTKRFPVSGIFDGPFVFRDREHLAQVYTSDIFWDIMADMEEVGIQMVSPGYYGTRHVTTTDTLVKTPADLNGLKLRCPDQPMFVATTKAMGATPTPMAFSEVYLALQQGVADGQENPAAAITSMKFYEVQKYLVKTGHIIYGNHIFGSTRTLSKLPQELQAAIAEAGKEVSGWWIEQSFADEDVLLKGLEDKGMTIVEPDKEAFVSAAQFIYDEYESKWGEGLLEKLRAIQ
- a CDS encoding sensor histidine kinase; amino-acid sequence: MKRVFSGLSGWYRDLSISKKIYLPNFLIIILLIGVTVYMANKVASDMLIQRTSETTKQSMDIIIQSLNGVLNSIEEAGATVSHDETVQAVLSKLQDTDPGENTDHYFLVRSALQKITYLRNVINGLTLYTSEGVRVGVGSVSDDSFSTSPLLPREMVDLITLNSGRNIWLDLGKHGYSGMNKGIVGLTMLRSIVREESGEILGILQMSVSDSIFSSLYSHLDYGRTGRFMVVDNSGSLIYPEMRFRGPFADLLNDSYLSWIGEGYQQGRIQRTDEGDLLVLSRRIDRLNWTIIGIVPLTELLAFGLRFTRLVYIIGALGVGLELAFAFLIARGISKPIVSLSDSMSDAASGDLSIRLEEDRRDEIGELTGAFNHMLRRMSDLMDRVYIHHQRERELELMALQSQINPHFLYNTLESISSLTQLGRNDDAYNLAKSVSLFYRGVLSNGRPVISIREEVQTIRHYLIIQKTRYQEKLNFEVDVDNEILDQRIVKLSLQPLVENSIYHGLKASRRVGFISVTGIREKECVRLRVEDNGAGIKADRIREVLSQREREGLGGFGLSSVDQRLKQCFGNDFGLSIESSFGEWTRVTITVPFESRDLQEDPA
- a CDS encoding TRAP transporter small permease — encoded protein: MFNKTRGYLASLETIFLISCLGVMGIVLFAQVVTRYVFQTPLVWSEEAARYLHVWIALFGIHFGLRQNAHIRVTFFYDRMPGKIKGLVRVFSDLVILATIGVYLPGSVIFIQDQATIVSSAMEVNMGLVYIPSFIGFFVAFLYFLVQTLQSVHLVFSGHPEDVPALEETPATIVQGGQDQC
- a CDS encoding helix-turn-helix domain-containing protein, which codes for MLIDSSLSHPSRFSRIFISVLSFAVIPVLVLNLIFNYLTYRHARENFLLSVNDSLVSHALGVDEKIRGLENLISVIGRNPDVLSFVIDPSLEDYQLHARITDIFASFVGSYDFISSIYLYSAGEGIILASNSGVSRVNVFYDTSWIDQFNSHFLGRNRLPTRMVTDSNGKNSSLITILSNLPVGTWDKTAGLAINLNTAVLFSNFSTGGGTPASLQVMNADGYILEHPEGERIGNFVGNEAVFRTAASRDRGFFVHEKEKTRRIVSFYTVPHTRWVFTCESDVDELIAFARGMLIANLIIIILTLLLLLLIGLRVSRRLYYPLEQLGNSSAILEYARPLIQEHTLYRLVFNRESEEADLRNMLHLCGLSVPEGSLRALVFRIDGYQKLRHSRDPVSLRLVKDAMHKRIRAQFRPEALWMSGLTEADTLCCLLKNCDDDFCLDRAGDIVALVRRDFPFSVSCGIGRSCESPGMLHLSYRQARGAAEQRFLSGYASVHQYDDARGLAQKLSPAMEAERNLIACVKAGNSGDLEFLLDSLFQQFTLCPGMEAGLCRRILEESVYSLMEIREKHMPFSGESSPSAQASLYREYQEKETLAELREWLLSVCRDTAALIQAEKTDRTAPNAQRIADYLDRNLDKPEVSLIDIGDAVGLSPSYVSRIFKEYFGTNYIDYLNRSRVERAREYLRDPNLPVGEVALRTGFSSLQTFIRVFKKYERIPPGKYRKLEAAKREVLS